In Humulus lupulus chromosome 7, drHumLupu1.1, whole genome shotgun sequence, the following are encoded in one genomic region:
- the LOC133789355 gene encoding G-type lectin S-receptor-like serine/threonine-protein kinase RLK1 produces the protein MFLGAICMGFFFIHKKKNERSHYPQEVPESNLRCFSYKELEEATDGFKDELGRGAFGIVYKGFLIQTNASTAVAVKKLSTVLRDGEREFKAELKSIGQTHHKNLVHLLGYCDDGQNRLLVYEFLCNGTLANFLFGDIKPSWNQRCELALGIAKGLLYLHEECYSQIIHCDIKPQNILLDEYINAKMQNEKHTSCSRYVQDMFWYVFKF, from the coding sequence ATGTTTCTTGGTGCAATTTGTATGGGATTTTTCTTCATTCACAAGAAGAAGAATGAAAGGTCTCATTATCCACAAGAAGTTCCTGAATCAAATTTGCGTTGCTTTAGCTACAAGGAACTTGAAGAAGCCACAGATGGTTTCAAAGATGAACTGGGACGTGGAGCTTTTGGCATTGTTTACAAAGGCTTCCTGATACAAACTAATGCTAGCACTGCCGTGGCTGTGAAGAAATTGAGTACAGTACTAAGAGATGGTGAAAGAGAATTCAAGGCAGAATTGAAATCCATTGGCCAAACACATCACAAGAATCTTGTTCACCTACTTGGATACTGTGATGATGGACAAAATCGTTTGTTGGTATACGAGTTCTTGTGCAATGGGACTCTAGCAAACTTTTTGTTTGGTGACATAAAGCCTAGTTGGAACCAAAGATGTGAACTTGCTTTAGGAATTGCAAAAGGGCTCTTATATTTACACGAGGAGTGCTATAGTCAGATCATCCATTGTGATATAAAGCCTCAGAACATACTTCTGGATGAGTACATCAATGCAAAAATGCAAAAtgaaaaacatacctcatgttcaagatatgttcaag
- the LOC133789641 gene encoding G-type lectin S-receptor-like serine/threonine-protein kinase LECRK3: MTLSSQLVLLPLLFFLSANQVLPQTSNGRVSLGDSLFATENSSSWLSQNGEFAFGFRKLRNQDDIFFLLCIWYVKKPDKTIIWCANGDKPAEARSNVVLTPEIGLALTTPLGEELWKSESVDESVANGVMSDEGNFVLEGSNSNKLWESFKNPTDTILPSQVLDMGQVLSSHQSQTNYSKGRFQFRLREDGNVVLNTVNLPSNYANEPYYATNISGESSNPVIATTHIVFNESGYLYVSRGNGEIFNLTQGRVVSTRDYYVRATISFNGIFTQYFHPKIFSSNVSWTPLWSIPDNICISTVVWAGIGVCGYNAICSLKEDKGPKCECLEGYSLINPDDSYGSCKPDFIQGCKEDEITSSGKDAYDIVELRNAGWPGSDYIRIASSTKETCKKSCLNDCLCAVAVLRGGTCWKKSDQEKPERFDSSYIGDIKCLCMC; the protein is encoded by the exons ATGACTCTATCTTCTCAACTTGTTCTTCTTCCCTTGCTCTTTTTTCTATCAGCAAACCAAGTTCTTCCTCAAACCAGTAATGGCAGAGTGAGCTTAGGAGATTCCCTTTTCGCAACAGAGAACTCTTCCTCTTGGCTCTCTCAGAATGGCGAGTTTGCTTTCGGCTTTCGCAAGCTTAGAAACCAAGACGATATCTTCTTCTTGCTATGCATATGGTATGTCAAGAAACCTGACAAAACCATAATTTGGTGTGCCAATGGAGATAAGCCGGCTGAAGCGAGATCAAATGTGGTGCTAACTCCTGAAATAGGACTTGCTCTAACTACTCCTCTAGGCGAAGAGCTATGGAAGTCTGAGTCAGTTGATGAAAGTGTTGCCAATGGTGTCATGAGTGATGAAGGAAACTTTGTCCTTGAAGGTTCCAATTCAAACAAGTTATGGGAAAGCTTTAAGAATCCAACTGATACTATTTTGCCAAGCCAGGTATTGGACATGGGACAAGTCCTTTCATCTCATCAATCACAGACTAACTATTCCAAAGGAAGGTTCCAATTTCGTTTGCGAGAAGATGGGAATGTTGTGCTCAACACAGTAAACTTGCCTTCTAACTATGCCAATGAGCCTTATTATGCAACTAACATCTCTGGTGAAAGCTCTAATCCAGTGATTGCAACCACACATATAGTTTTCAATGAATCAGGTTACTTGTATGTTTCCAGAGGGAATGGTGAAATATTCAATCTGACACAAGGAAGAGTTGTGTCAACAAGAGACTACTACGTTCGAGCAACAATTAGTTTTAATGGAATTTTCACACAGtattttcatcccaaaatttttAGTAGCAATGTGAGTTGGACACCTCTTTGGTCTATAccagataacatatgcatttcaaCTGTTGTTTGGGCAGGTATTGGAGTTTGTGGGTACAATGCCATTTGCAGCCTCAAGGAGGACAAGGGGCCAAAGTGTGAATGCTTAGAAGGGTACTCTCTAATCAATCCTGATGACAGTTATGGAAGTTGTAAACCAGATTTCATTCAAGGCTGTAAGGAGGATGAGATAACTAGCTCTGGGAAAGATGCATATGATATTGTGGAGCTCAGGAATGCTGGTTGGCCCGGATCAGATTACATTAGAATAGCATCTTCCACTAAAGAAACCTGCAAAAAATCTTGTTTGAATGACTGTTTATGTGCTGTTGCTGTTCTGAGAGGAGGGACTTGTTGGAAGAAGAG TGATCAAGAAAAACCAGAGCGGTTTGATTCTAGTTACATTGGGGATATTAAGTGCCTCTGTATGTGTTAA